CATGGGACGCCTTTTGGGGTTGGTGGCCTTCCTCGCCCTCGCCTGGGCCCAGGTCCACGTGGTGGCCCCGGGGGAAACCCTCTTCGCCATCGCCAAGCGCTACGGCACCACGGTGGAAGCCCTCGCCCGGACCAACGGGCTTGAGGACCCGAATCGCATTCAGGTAGGGCAGAGGCTTTGGGTCCGCCCCTTCCTGGAGTTCCCCCTGCCCCGGGGAAAGGCCCTCGTGGCGCCTCCCGTCCAGGGAAAGGCCTTCGGCCTCAAGGTGGAGGGCTACCGGGAAGGGTACGCCGAGTTCCTGGGGGTTAGGGTGCCCCTCTTTTCCCAGGGGGGCGTCCTTTGGGGCCTCCTCCCGGTGCCCGCCCTGGCGGAGCCCAAGGCTTCTCCCTTGCGCCTTTTCCTGGACGGGGAGGACTCCTCCTCTCCCTTCCCGTCGCCCCCGGAGGGTACGGCCAGGAGGCCCTGGCCCTCTCCCCGGGCCTCAAGGCCCTCCTCCAGGACCCCGCCCTGAAGGCCGAGCGGGAGAAGGTGGTGGCGGCCTGCCCCCGGGAGGGCCCCGTGCCCTGGGGCCTTGCCTTCCGGCCCCCCCTCTCGGGGCGGACCACCAGCCCCTTCGGCGTGCGGAGGCGCTACGGGGACCTCTTCACCTCCTACCACGAGGGCCTGGACTACGCCGTACCTCCCGGTACCCCGGTGAAGGCGGTGGCGGACGGGGTGGTGGTCCTCTCGGAGAGGCTCAAGGTGCGGGGCGAGGCGGTGGTGGTGGCCCACGGGGCGGGGCTTTGCACGGGGTACTGGCACCTGGAGGCGCGGAAGGTGCGCCCAAGGGATAGGGTGCGGGCGGGGCAGGTGCTGGGGCTTTCGGGGAGCACGGGGCTTTCCACGGGGCCCCACCTGCACCTGGAGGTGCGCCTTTTCGGGGTGCCCGTGGACCCGGGTCCCTTCTTCGTTGGCCTACCCCTCCCCTAGGCGGAGGAGGGAGAGGACCTCCACGTGGTGGGTGAAGGGGAAGAAGTCGTAGGGGCGGGCGAAGGCCAGGCGGTAGCCCTCCCGGGCGAGCTCCCCCACGTCCCGGGCCCAGGTGGCCGGGTCGCAGGCCACGTAGAGGATCTCCCGGGGGCGGGTCTCCTTGAGGTAAGCCCGCACCTCAGGGGAAAGCCCCGCCCGGGGCGGGTCCACCACCACGAGGTCAAAGGCGCCCAGGGCCTCGGCCTTGCGGGCGTCCATGCGGAGAAAGCGGACGTTTTCTGCCCCAAGCCGCTTCCGGTCCATCTCCCCCCGCCGCACCGCCTCCTTGCTGATCTCCACCGCCACCACCTCCTCGTAGCGGGGGGAGAGGAGGAGGGAGAAGAGGCCCGATCCGGCGTAAAGCTCCAGGGCCCGCCTTCCCCCCAAGACCAGGGTGCGGGCCTCCTCCAAGAGGGCCCCCGCCGCCAGGGGGTTCACCTGGCTGAAGCTTTCCACACTCACCGTGGCCTTGAGCGGGCCGAAGGCCTCAAGAAGGGTGCGCTCCCCGGCGAGGGGCGTGACCCGGCCCCGGAAGCGCCCCTTGGGGGAGGGCTCGGCCCAGACCACCCCGGCGAAGCCCTCTTGCACCAGGGCCTTGGCGGGGCGCTTCAGGGCCTCGAGGACCCCCCCGACGAGGCCGAGGAGGACCTTGCCCTCTAGGAGGCTTCCCCTAAGGGCCACCTCCTCCACGGGGAGGGGCCAGAGCTTTAGGACGTCAAAAGCCCAGGCCAAGGGCTCGGCGAGGAGGGGGTCCTTCTCCAGGCGGTAGAGCTCGTGGCTTTCCGGCAGGCGGTAGGCGAGCCCTCCCAGGGGGTGGCGGGCATATTGGGCGGCGGTGCGGTAGGCGAGGGGCCTGGGGGAGGGGCGGATGGGGGCCAAGGGGGCCTCCAGCTTGGCGACCCGCTCCAGGGCGTCCCTTACCAGGGCCTCCTTCAAGGGGAGTTGGGCCTCGTAGACAAGGGGGAGGTCGGCGGAAGGGGGAAGGGGCTCGGGGTAGCGGCCGGGATGGGGCTCGAGGATCTCCGGGGCCTCCAGGAAGAGGGCGCCCCTTTTCCGCTTGGGCTCCCCCCGCACCAGCTCCCCGGGGAGGGCCCCCTTCACCAGGACCACCCCCCTTTCGGTGCGGGCCAGGCCGTACCCCCCGGGCACCAGTTTCTCCACGCGAAAGGTCAGCACCCCTCTACCCTAGTCCCTTTGGCGCTATGATGGAAGGGTGATCCGGGTTCTTCTGGCGGACGACCACGCCCTCTTCCGTCAGGGGCTGAAAAGCCTTCTGGAGGCCGAGGGGGACTTCCGGGTGGTGGGGGAGGCCAAGGACGGATGGGAGGCCTTGCGCCACGCCCTGGAGACCAAGCCCGACGTGATCCTCATGGACATCCAGATGCCGGGCCTGGACGGGGTGCAGGCCACCCAGGCCATCCTCAAGGAGTGGCCCCAGGCCAAGGTCATCATGCTCACCATGTACCGCCAGGACGCCTACGTCTTTGAGGCGGTGAAGGCGGGGGCCCGGGGCTACCTTCTCAAGGACGTGGACGCGAGGGAGCTGGTGGACGCTATCCGCCGCGTCCACGCAGGGGAGGTGCTTCTGGACGCGGAGCTTGCCGGGCACATCATCCAGGACTTCCGCGCCAAGAAGGAGGCCAGCCAGCCGCTCCACGCCGAGCTTTCCGAGCGTGAGGTCCAGATTCTGAGGCTGGTGGCCCAGGGGTACACCAACCAGGAGATCGCCGCCGAGCTCCAGCTTTCCGAGAAGACGGTGCGCAACCGCCTTTCGGAGATCTTCCAGAAGCTTCACCTCAACAACCGGACCCAGGCGGCCCTTTACGCCATCCGGGAGGGGTTGGCGAGGCCCGAAGAGTGAGGGTTGAGGACCCGCGGCGCTACCTCCTGGAGCTCGCCCCCCTTGCGGGGGAGGAGGCGAGGGGGGACTACGTGGCCTCGAGGCTCCCCGGGGCCCGGAGGGACGGCCTCGGCAACGTCTGGGCCGGGGAGGGGAAGGTCCTCCTCCTGGCCCACCTGGACACCGTCCTCCCCCCGAAGCCCCCTAGGCAGGTGGGCGAGCGGCTCTACGCCCCGGGGGTGGGGGACAACACGAGCGGGGTGGCCGTCCTCCTCTCCCTCCCCGAGCTTCCCGGGGTGGTGCGGGGCTTCACCGTGGGGGAGGAGGGCCTCGGCAACCTCAAGGGGGCGCGGGCTTTGGTGGAGGCCCTCTCCCCCGAGGTGGTGGTGGCCGTGGACGGGTACCTCCCCGGGGTGGTGGACCGGGCCCTGGGTTCCGTGCGCCTCCGGGTCCGGCTCCAGGGGCCCGGGGGCCACGCCTGGGGGGACAGGCGGCTTCCCCACCCCGTCTTCGCCCTGGCGGAGGGGCTTTGCCGCGTCCGCGCCCTGGTGGAGGGGCGGGAGGACGCGAGCGTGAACGCGAGCGGCCTCGAGGGCGGCCAGGCGGTGAACGCCATCCCCCAGGAGGCGGCCTGCCTCCTGGAGGTCCGGGCCCTGGAGGAGGCGGCCCTGGCCGCCCTGCTCCAAGGGGTGGAGGCGGCCTTCGCCGAGGCCGCACGGGCCCACCGGGTCGGGCTCGCCCTCGAGGTCTTGGGCAGGCGGCCTGCGGGCCGGACCGCCACGCCCCGCCTCCTTCAGGCGGCGGAGAGGGCTTTGGCGGAGGTGGGGGAAAGGCCCCAGTGGCTTCCCGGCTCCACCGACGCCAGCGCCGCCATTGAGCGGGGCATCCCCGCCTTGGGCTTCGGGGTGTACCGGGGCGGGGGGCCCACACCCCGGGGGAGTGGGTCCTGCCGAGTAGCCTCCTGGAGGGCCAGCGGGCCCTCCTCGCCCTCCTCCGCGGGCTTGGCGTAGGATAAGGCGGTATGCGCGTCGGCTTGGTCCACGGCTTCCTCTCCCGCCGCTACCTGGACTTCTGGCGGGCCTACCTCGAGGCCCTGGGCGTGGAGGTGGTGGAGGCCGCGCCTCCTCCCTCCCACCTCCCCTTCTGCCTTCCTGTGCAGCGCCTCCTCGCCCAGGTGGAGGCCCTGAAGGAAGCGGGGGTGGACTACCTTCTCCTTCCCGACCTGCAGGGCGGGGTGGAGTCGGAGCGGGGCGGAGGGCAGTGCCCCTGGCTTTTGGACCTGGAGGCCACCCTCCTCCGCTACTTCCCCGGCCTGCCCCCGGTGCTCAAGGTTCCGGCGGAGCTCTCCGAGCGGGTTTTGGGCCGGGCAGGGGAGGTGGGCCAGCTCCTCGTCCGCAACCCCATGCTCGTGGGCCGGGCCTTGGACCGTACCCGGAGGCTCCTCAAGCCCCCCCCGCCCCTTCCCACGCCCCAGGGGAGCGTGGGGGTCGTGGCCCAGCCCTACCTCCTGGAGGAGCCCGCCTTCCGCCGGGAGGTGGAGGCGGCCCTGAGGGCCCATGGCCTCGAGGCCTACTTCCCCGACCTTCCCCCCGAGCGGCTTCGGGAGGAAGCGGACCGGCTTCTCCCCGTGGACCTGCCCACGGACCGGGAGCTTGTGGGGGCGATCCACTACCTGGGGCGGCTCGGCCGGGTCAAGGGCCTCGCCCTGGTGGTTTCCTACGCCTGCCCCCCCATCCCGGGCCTCATGCGCAAGGCGGCCCGGCGCCTGGGCAAGCCCTACCGCCTCCTCACCCTGGGGGAGGACTGGCAGGAGCCCCTCGCCGCCCTCAAGGCGGAGATGGAAAAGGGCGACCGGGGGGGCTAGCGCCCCCCCGGCGGAAGGGCCGCTTACTTCTTGACCTTCTCCTTCAGGGCCTTGCCGGGCTTGAAAGCGGGATACTGGGTGGCGGGGATCTTGATCTTCTCCTTGGTGCCCGGCTTCACCCCGGTGCGGGCCTTGCGCTTGCGCACCTCAAAGGTGCCGAAGCCCGTGAGCTGGACCTTGCTCCCGTTGGCCAAGGCCTCCTCCACCTTGGCCAGCAGGGCGTCCACCATGGCCTTCACGTCCTTCTTCTTGAGCCCGGTGGCCTGGGCCACCTGGTCCACCAGATCCGCTTTGGTCACCGTCTTCTTCGCAGCCATCGCTCACCTCCTCGCTTCTTTGCCCTTCCGGGCGGAATATATCACGCTTAGGGGGTCTTCTCAAGGCCTGGTCCCTTTTCTATAAAAATCCGCATCTATGTAGATCAGCGGAAGTATTAGCTCTCCCAGTACCTGGGGGGCAGAAGATCCCGTACCCGGGCCTCAATCTCCCGGGTGAGCGCTTCCAGCTCCCGGTGGGAAACCTTGGACTTCCTGGGAACCGGTATAGGGTCCCCGTAGATCACCCGCACGGGGCGGCAGGGGCGGAAGAGCTTCTTCCCCACGGGCCAGGCTTCCTCCGTGCCCACCACGGCCACGGGGACCACGGGGCTTCCCGTGCGCAGGGCGATGGCCGCCACCCCGGTCTTGAAGGGCTGGAGCTTGCCGGTGCGGCTCCGGGTGCCTTCCGGGAAGATGCCGAAGGCCATGCCCCGCTTCAGGGCGCGGATGGCCCCCTTCACGGCGCTTAGGTCCCCGCTTCCCCGCTCCACGGGGATGGCGTAGAGCCGGGGGAGGAGCCAGGAGAGTAAGGGCAGGCGGAAGACGTCCGCCCGGGCCATGAAGCTCACGGGGCGCCGGATCCCCGCCCCGACGACGATGGGGTCCAGGATGGAGAGGTGGTTCGCGGCCAGGATCACGGGGCCTTCGGCCGGGACCTTCTCCGCGCCTTCCACCCGGTAGTGGAAGAGAAGGCGGAGGAGAAAGCGGGCCAGAGGCCAGGAGGCCCGGTAGACGGGGTTGGGCTTGGCTGCGCTCACGGGGCCTAGTCTAAGGCCTTGAGGGCCCGGCCCGCTTCCAGGTGGGCGAGGCGGAGGGGCTCGGGGAGGCGGAAGCGGGTGGGCAGGCGGCGCACGAAGCGGAGGGCCTCCTCGAGGCCCACCCGGTGCCCGGGGGAGACGTAAAGGGGCTTGACCCCCGCGCGGCTCCGGTAGACGTAGCCCAGCGGGCGGCCGTCCGGGGCGAGGAGGCGCACCGCCGCCCCTTTTTCCTCGGGCAAGGGGGCTTCGGGCCTGCCGTAGAGGAGGCGCTTGGCCACGCCCACGCTGGGGAGGTCCAGGTGGACCCCAAGGTGGCTCGCGATCCCCAGGCCCCGGGGGTGGGCCACCCCCTGGCCGTCCACCAGGAGGGCCTCCGGGGCCTCGGGAAGGGCGGCGAGGGCCTCCAGGTAGGCCGGGGCCTCGCGGAAGGAGAGGAGGCCGGGGACGTAGGGGAAGAGGGCCTCCTCGGGGAGGAGGGCGGTGGCCACGTGGAGGGGGCCCTTTTCCAGGTCGTAGAGGAGGGCCACGGCCACGAGGGGCCGGCCCCGCTTGTGGGAGGCGTCCAGGGCGGCGATCCGCCGCACCCCCTCTAGGCTTCCCACAAGCCGCACCTTTTTCGCCAGGGCCCGTTGCAGCGCCAGGGCCTCCTCGGGGCGGGCGGGCTTGGGGAAGGGGGGCGGGCGCACGGCCTAGGTGACCTCCCGGAGGCGCTCCAGAAGCCCGTGGTCCCCAGGGTCCACCCCGTAGAGAAGGGCGAGGTAGTAGGCGGTCCAGGCCATCCGGTACCAGAGGGCCATGACCTGGGCGAGGCGGTTGGCCCCCGTGGCGGGGACCTCGGCCAAGGCGTCCACGCGGGACTCCAGGATCTCCTTGGCCAAGGCCGCCTCCTCCCCCGGGCCCAGGAGGACCGCCGCCAGGGGGTCCCCTTGCTCGTGGCGGGCCTCGAGGCCCACGAGGAAGAACTCCAGGGCGCTCGGGGGCGGGGTTAGGGAGAGGCTTTTGGCCACGCGGGCGAAGAGGGTCTGCACCGCCCCCTCCAGGGGCCGGAAGAGGGGGCTATAGAAGAGGGGGAGGCGCTCCAGGAGGGTGTAGGCCAGGAACTTGGCCGGGTTCTCCTCCACGGGCACCTCGGGGCCGAGGCGGCGCCTTTCCTCCAGGAGGGCCTCGTCCACGGA
This region of Thermus thermophilus genomic DNA includes:
- a CDS encoding LysM peptidoglycan-binding domain-containing protein, with translation MGRLLGLVAFLALAWAQVHVVAPGETLFAIAKRYGTTVEALARTNGLEDPNRIQVGQRLWVRPFLEFPLPRGKALVAPPVQGKAFGLKVEGYREGYAEFLGVRVPLFSQGGVLWGLLPVPALAEPKASPLRLFLDGEDSSSPFPSPPEGTARRPWPSPRASRPSSRTPP
- a CDS encoding M23 family metallopeptidase, producing the protein MAACPREGPVPWGLAFRPPLSGRTTSPFGVRRRYGDLFTSYHEGLDYAVPPGTPVKAVADGVVVLSERLKVRGEAVVVAHGAGLCTGYWHLEARKVRPRDRVRAGQVLGLSGSTGLSTGPHLHLEVRLFGVPVDPGPFFVGLPLP
- a CDS encoding class I SAM-dependent RNA methyltransferase, producing MLTFRVEKLVPGGYGLARTERGVVLVKGALPGELVRGEPKRKRGALFLEAPEILEPHPGRYPEPLPPSADLPLVYEAQLPLKEALVRDALERVAKLEAPLAPIRPSPRPLAYRTAAQYARHPLGGLAYRLPESHELYRLEKDPLLAEPLAWAFDVLKLWPLPVEEVALRGSLLEGKVLLGLVGGVLEALKRPAKALVQEGFAGVVWAEPSPKGRFRGRVTPLAGERTLLEAFGPLKATVSVESFSQVNPLAAGALLEEARTLVLGGRRALELYAGSGLFSLLLSPRYEEVVAVEISKEAVRRGEMDRKRLGAENVRFLRMDARKAEALGAFDLVVVDPPRAGLSPEVRAYLKETRPREILYVACDPATWARDVGELAREGYRLAFARPYDFFPFTHHVEVLSLLRLGEG
- a CDS encoding response regulator transcription factor, which produces MIRVLLADDHALFRQGLKSLLEAEGDFRVVGEAKDGWEALRHALETKPDVILMDIQMPGLDGVQATQAILKEWPQAKVIMLTMYRQDAYVFEAVKAGARGYLLKDVDARELVDAIRRVHAGEVLLDAELAGHIIQDFRAKKEASQPLHAELSEREVQILRLVAQGYTNQEIAAELQLSEKTVRNRLSEIFQKLHLNNRTQAALYAIREGLARPEE
- a CDS encoding HU family DNA-binding protein, whose translation is MAAKKTVTKADLVDQVAQATGLKKKDVKAMVDALLAKVEEALANGSKVQLTGFGTFEVRKRKARTGVKPGTKEKIKIPATQYPAFKPGKALKEKVKK
- a CDS encoding lysophospholipid acyltransferase family protein, giving the protein MSAAKPNPVYRASWPLARFLLRLLFHYRVEGAEKVPAEGPVILAANHLSILDPIVVGAGIRRPVSFMARADVFRLPLLSWLLPRLYAIPVERGSGDLSAVKGAIRALKRGMAFGIFPEGTRSRTGKLQPFKTGVAAIALRTGSPVVPVAVVGTEEAWPVGKKLFRPCRPVRVIYGDPIPVPRKSKVSHRELEALTREIEARVRDLLPPRYWES
- a CDS encoding endonuclease V, whose translation is MRPPPFPKPARPEEALALQRALAKKVRLVGSLEGVRRIAALDASHKRGRPLVAVALLYDLEKGPLHVATALLPEEALFPYVPGLLSFREAPAYLEALAALPEAPEALLVDGQGVAHPRGLGIASHLGVHLDLPSVGVAKRLLYGRPEAPLPEEKGAAVRLLAPDGRPLGYVYRSRAGVKPLYVSPGHRVGLEEALRFVRRLPTRFRLPEPLRLAHLEAGRALKALD
- a CDS encoding SIS domain-containing protein gives rise to the protein MRDLDREETYLVDRTGLALELRDLVGTGPVPGEAYPGPHAALGYGEGQFAALLSGLPDWGEEGTLFLLEGGYDLGEAAGMALLAETGRARVVRVGFRPGVEVHIPPSPLAPYRYLRFLLLATGREEVLRSVDEALLEERRRLGPEVPVEENPAKFLAYTLLERLPLFYSPLFRPLEGAVQTLFARVAKSLSLTPPPSALEFFLVGLEARHEQGDPLAAVLLGPGEEAALAKEILESRVDALAEVPATGANRLAQVMALWYRMAWTAYYLALLYGVDPGDHGLLERLREVT